A region from the Streptomyces tsukubensis genome encodes:
- a CDS encoding LytR/AlgR family response regulator transcription factor, whose product MLRALAVDDERPALEELLYLLRSDHRITSAEGATDATGALRRITAALDPGADGEGGGLDVVFLDIHMAGLTGLDVARVLARFARPPLIVFVTAHEGFAVQAFDLKAVDYVLKPVRRERLAEAVRRVCDQVRAARDTRPPEGAPHAAAPAGPGPVQSSAAQIPVELGGVTRFIPIDSIAYVEAQGDYARLHTADGSHLVRVPLSALEERWAVHGFVRIHRSHLVALARIDELRLDAGATTVRVGTAELAVSRRHARQLRDLLMRHAGG is encoded by the coding sequence ATGCTGCGTGCCCTCGCCGTCGACGACGAACGCCCCGCGCTGGAGGAACTCCTCTATCTGCTCCGCTCCGACCACCGGATCACCAGCGCCGAAGGCGCCACCGATGCCACCGGTGCGCTCCGCCGGATCACCGCGGCCCTGGACCCCGGAGCCGACGGCGAGGGCGGCGGACTGGATGTTGTTTTCCTCGACATCCACATGGCCGGGCTCACCGGACTCGACGTGGCCAGGGTCCTGGCCCGCTTCGCCCGGCCGCCGCTGATCGTCTTCGTCACCGCGCACGAGGGCTTCGCGGTCCAGGCGTTCGACCTGAAGGCCGTCGACTACGTACTCAAGCCGGTCCGCCGGGAGCGGCTCGCCGAGGCCGTACGCCGGGTCTGCGACCAGGTCCGCGCAGCTCGCGACACCCGCCCGCCGGAGGGTGCGCCGCACGCGGCGGCCCCCGCCGGACCCGGCCCCGTGCAGAGCAGCGCCGCACAGATCCCGGTCGAACTCGGCGGGGTCACCCGTTTCATCCCCATCGACTCCATCGCCTATGTCGAAGCCCAGGGCGACTACGCCCGGCTGCACACCGCCGACGGGAGCCATCTCGTCCGCGTTCCGCTGTCCGCGCTGGAGGAGCGGTGGGCGGTGCACGGCTTCGTACGGATCCACCGCAGCCATCTCGTCGCGCTGGCCCGGATCGACGAACTGCGCCTCGACGCCGGAGCCACCACCGTCCGGGTCGGCACGGCCGAGCTGGCCGTCAGCCGCCGCCACGCCCGCCAACTGCGCGATCTGCTGATGCGGCACGCGGGCGGCTGA
- a CDS encoding sodium/solute symporter, with amino-acid sequence MNQTYAVTAVTVVVVATLLIGGLGLRISRTTSDFYVASRTAGPRLNAAAISGEYLSAASFLGIAGLVLLQGPEMLWYPVGYTAGYLVLLALVAAPLRRSGAYTLSDFAEARLESAAVRRLASLFVVGIGWLYLLPQLQGAGLTLEILTGAPNWVGGVVVAVVVTGAVAAGGMRSITFVQAFQYWLKLTALLVPALFLAAAWAADDAPRARFDAPAVLREHTTVTVDDTVRIELAKPLTLTVDGTVDGIRHDHGTITLGEGAHRIDAGTRVGLPAGSEVPERVTSEADPSSWSQPLSGGHDGSHLYATYGLILATFLGTMGLPHVAVRFYTSPDGRAARRTTLVVLGLVGAFYLLPPVYGALGRIYAPELALTGAADAAVLVLPERVLGGVAGDLLGALLAGGAFAAFLSTASGLTMAVAGVISQDVLPPRGVRWFRLAALLAVAVPLAASTVAGNVPVADAVGLAFAVSASSFCPLLVLGIWWRRLTPPGAAAGLVVGGGSALTAVMATRAGLAPEGWTHALMAWPAVWSVPLGFLTMVLVSLATPRHIPPSTTATLARLHLPEDLAGGPGQPEPPPGRGGTR; translated from the coding sequence GTGAACCAGACCTATGCGGTGACCGCCGTGACCGTCGTCGTCGTGGCGACCCTCCTCATCGGCGGCCTCGGGCTGCGCATCTCCCGTACCACCTCCGACTTCTACGTCGCCTCCCGTACCGCCGGGCCCCGTCTCAACGCCGCCGCCATCAGCGGCGAATACCTCTCCGCCGCCTCCTTCCTCGGTATCGCCGGGCTCGTCCTCCTCCAGGGGCCGGAGATGCTCTGGTACCCCGTCGGCTACACGGCCGGATACCTCGTCCTGCTGGCGCTGGTCGCCGCCCCGCTGCGCCGCTCCGGTGCGTACACGCTCTCCGACTTCGCCGAGGCCCGGCTGGAGTCCGCCGCCGTGCGCCGGCTGGCGTCCCTCTTCGTCGTCGGCATCGGCTGGCTCTATCTCCTGCCGCAGCTCCAGGGCGCGGGCCTCACCCTGGAGATCCTCACCGGGGCCCCCAACTGGGTCGGCGGGGTCGTGGTGGCGGTCGTCGTCACCGGCGCGGTCGCCGCGGGCGGCATGCGGAGCATCACCTTCGTCCAGGCGTTCCAGTACTGGCTCAAACTGACCGCGCTGCTGGTGCCCGCGCTCTTCCTGGCCGCCGCCTGGGCCGCCGACGACGCACCCCGGGCCCGTTTCGACGCCCCCGCCGTCCTGCGGGAGCACACCACCGTCACCGTCGACGACACCGTACGGATCGAACTCGCGAAACCCCTGACGCTGACCGTCGACGGCACGGTCGACGGCATCCGCCACGACCACGGCACCATCACCCTCGGCGAAGGGGCCCACCGGATCGACGCCGGAACCCGCGTCGGACTGCCCGCGGGCTCCGAAGTACCCGAGCGGGTGACCTCCGAAGCCGATCCGTCGAGCTGGTCGCAGCCGCTCTCCGGCGGCCACGACGGATCCCATCTGTACGCGACCTACGGACTCATCCTGGCCACCTTCCTCGGCACCATGGGCCTGCCGCACGTCGCCGTCCGCTTCTACACCAGCCCCGACGGCCGGGCCGCCCGCCGCACCACCCTCGTCGTCCTCGGACTGGTCGGCGCGTTCTATCTGCTGCCGCCCGTCTACGGCGCCCTCGGCCGGATCTACGCCCCCGAACTGGCCCTCACCGGAGCCGCGGACGCCGCCGTACTGGTGCTGCCGGAGCGGGTGCTCGGCGGGGTCGCGGGCGATCTGCTGGGCGCCCTCCTCGCGGGCGGCGCATTCGCCGCGTTCCTGTCCACGGCGTCCGGGCTGACGATGGCGGTCGCCGGAGTGATCTCGCAGGACGTGCTGCCGCCGCGCGGAGTGCGCTGGTTCCGGCTGGCGGCCCTGCTGGCCGTGGCCGTCCCGCTGGCCGCCAGCACCGTCGCCGGAAACGTGCCCGTCGCCGACGCCGTCGGACTTGCCTTCGCGGTCTCCGCCTCCTCCTTCTGCCCGCTGCTCGTCCTCGGCATCTGGTGGCGCCGGCTCACCCCGCCCGGGGCCGCCGCCGGACTCGTCGTCGGCGGCGGCTCGGCCCTCACCGCCGTCATGGCCACCCGCGCCGGACTCGCCCCCGAGGGCTGGACACACGCCCTGATGGCCTGGCCCGCGGTCTGGTCGGTGCCGCTGGGCTTCCTCACCATGGTCCTGGTCTCCCTGGCCACCCCCCGCCACATACCCCCGTCGACCACCGCGACCCTCGCCCGGCTCCATCTGCCGGAGGACCTCGCGGGCGGCCCCGGGCAGCCCGAACCGCCCCCGGGCCGAGGAGGAACGCGATGA
- a CDS encoding histidine kinase, producing the protein MTGTGMAALATAGAVLLAAGIVVGRLTARRGDRADPGLGTPVERATFHTLHTASLAAPPLRAGLTEDTARKAARRLRSLLGTEALCLTDRDRVLAWDGPGADHHERRVMARVADVLESGRGTTVETRCEQLECPLRWAVIAPLTGEDGVLGTLVAYGSRESAVLVRAATEVARWVSVQLELAELDRSRTRLIEAEIRALRAQISPHFVFNSLAAIASFVRTDPERARELLLEFADFTRYSFRRHGEFTHLADELRSIEQYLALAGARFGDRLKVTLQVAPEVLPVTLPFLCLQPLVENAVKHGLEDTTGERRITIAARDAGAEAVVTVEDDGVGMDPAELRGILAGERPASSGIGLSNVDERLRQVYGDGHGLVIETGVGAGMKVTVRIPKYRAGVHSSPGRRPL; encoded by the coding sequence ATGACCGGTACGGGAATGGCCGCCCTGGCCACGGCCGGAGCGGTCCTGCTGGCCGCCGGGATCGTCGTCGGACGGCTCACCGCCCGCCGCGGCGACCGCGCCGATCCGGGCCTCGGCACCCCCGTGGAGCGGGCCACCTTCCACACCCTGCACACCGCTTCCCTGGCCGCGCCGCCGCTGCGGGCCGGGCTCACCGAGGACACCGCCCGCAAGGCCGCCCGCAGGCTCCGCTCCCTGCTGGGCACCGAGGCGCTCTGCCTCACCGACCGCGACCGTGTCCTCGCCTGGGACGGACCGGGCGCCGACCACCACGAGCGCCGGGTGATGGCCCGGGTCGCAGACGTCCTGGAATCCGGGCGCGGCACCACCGTGGAAACCCGCTGCGAACAGCTGGAGTGCCCGCTGCGCTGGGCCGTCATCGCCCCGCTGACGGGGGAGGACGGCGTTCTCGGCACCCTCGTCGCCTACGGGTCGAGGGAGTCCGCCGTGCTGGTGCGGGCCGCGACCGAAGTCGCCCGCTGGGTCTCCGTACAGCTGGAACTCGCCGAACTCGACCGCTCCCGCACCCGGCTCATCGAGGCCGAGATCCGGGCCCTGCGCGCCCAGATCTCCCCCCACTTCGTCTTCAACTCCCTCGCCGCGATCGCGTCCTTCGTCCGCACCGACCCCGAGCGGGCCAGGGAACTGCTGCTGGAGTTCGCCGACTTCACCCGGTACTCGTTCCGGCGCCACGGGGAGTTCACGCACCTCGCGGACGAGCTCCGCTCCATCGAGCAGTATCTGGCGCTGGCCGGGGCCCGGTTCGGGGACCGGCTGAAGGTGACGCTCCAGGTGGCGCCCGAGGTACTGCCGGTCACCCTGCCGTTCCTCTGTCTCCAGCCCCTGGTGGAGAACGCGGTCAAACACGGTCTGGAGGACACCACGGGTGAGCGCCGGATCACCATCGCGGCCCGGGACGCGGGCGCGGAGGCGGTGGTGACCGTGGAGGACGACGGGGTGGGCATGGACCCGGCGGAGCTGCGCGGGATCCTCGCGGGCGAACGGCCCGCGTCCTCGGGAATCGGGCTGTCGAACGTCGACGAACGACTGCGTCAGGTGTACGGGGACGGACACGGGCTGGTCATCGAGACCGGGGTGGGGGCGGGGATGAAGGTCACCGTCCGGATCCCCAAATACCGTGCGGGGGTGCATTCGTCACCGGGGCGCCGTCCCCTGTGA
- a CDS encoding sigma-70 family RNA polymerase sigma factor yields the protein MATATLIASATTDEGAIAELQREHGPALLSFLQGLTYGDQQRAEDLVQETLVRAWQHPEAFERPYESMRPWLFTVGRRLAIDARRSRLARPAEIGDGVLATVPDPADSVDPTDPTESTVARLDVRAAVGSLSADHRAVLDRLYFQGLSVRETAESLGIPPGTVKSRTHYALRALAPRLPGYDRTGRRAA from the coding sequence ATGGCGACGGCAACCCTGATCGCTTCCGCGACCACCGACGAGGGGGCCATCGCGGAACTCCAGCGCGAACACGGCCCCGCCCTGCTGAGCTTTCTCCAGGGTCTGACCTACGGCGACCAGCAGCGCGCCGAGGACCTCGTCCAGGAGACGCTCGTCCGGGCCTGGCAGCACCCGGAGGCCTTCGAACGTCCCTACGAGTCCATGCGCCCGTGGCTGTTCACGGTCGGGCGGCGGCTCGCCATCGACGCCCGGCGCTCGCGGCTCGCCCGTCCCGCGGAGATCGGGGACGGGGTGCTCGCCACCGTGCCCGACCCGGCGGACTCCGTCGACCCCACCGACCCCACCGAGAGCACAGTCGCCCGGCTCGACGTCCGGGCCGCCGTCGGCTCGCTGAGCGCGGACCACCGGGCCGTCCTCGACCGGCTGTACTTCCAGGGCCTGAGCGTCCGGGAGACGGCCGAATCCCTCGGGATCCCGCCGGGCACGGTCAAGTCACGGACGCACTACGCGCTGCGCGCCCTGGCCCCTCGGCTGCCCGGGTACGACCGGACCGGTCGGCGTGCCGCGTGA
- a CDS encoding CapA family protein, whose amino-acid sequence MGRDRNSGNSRNGWRTARHRGNGRNGSRTARHGGTLGRYGPPVLAALLLTAGTTACTAPEREPAKPRSSPSAAGGAAADRAFTLVASGDVLPHDSVISRARGDADGSSDDGYDFRPMLAAVRPFVSAADLAICHMETVYGADGDYQGYPAFTSPPQVARGLAATGYDACSTASNHSLDDGADGIRRTLDAMDTAGLVHHGSARTAQEAALPGRLKAGGAEVAHLAYTYGTNGQPLPEGQPWAVRLIDEQQILDDARAARRAGADIVVLSLHWGTEWQTDPDEQQLTLARSLTAAATGGRPDIDLVLGTHAHVPQAYEKVNGTWVIYGMGDQIAGPMFDYTGARDHRGNMGSIGRFTFAPPKTPGGRWEVTRAEFVPQWYDTDAGRVVNLPAALAEDSGRDDLREVQDGIAEAVLSRGAAKDGLTMAR is encoded by the coding sequence ATGGGACGGGACCGGAACAGCGGAAACAGCCGGAACGGGTGGCGTACGGCACGGCACCGCGGAAACGGCCGGAACGGGTCGCGTACGGCACGGCACGGCGGCACGCTCGGACGGTACGGGCCCCCGGTGCTCGCCGCCCTGCTGCTCACGGCCGGGACAACGGCCTGCACCGCCCCCGAACGGGAACCGGCGAAGCCCCGGTCCTCGCCGTCCGCCGCCGGGGGCGCGGCGGCCGACCGCGCTTTCACCCTCGTCGCCAGCGGCGACGTCCTGCCCCATGACTCGGTGATCTCGCGGGCCCGCGGCGACGCCGACGGATCGTCCGACGACGGCTACGACTTCCGCCCCATGCTCGCGGCGGTCCGCCCCTTCGTCTCGGCCGCCGATCTGGCGATCTGCCATATGGAGACCGTGTACGGCGCCGACGGCGACTACCAGGGCTATCCGGCCTTCACCTCGCCGCCGCAGGTCGCCCGCGGACTCGCCGCCACCGGGTACGACGCCTGCTCCACCGCGTCGAACCACAGCCTGGACGACGGCGCCGACGGAATCCGCCGCACCCTGGACGCCATGGACACCGCAGGACTGGTCCACCACGGCTCCGCCCGTACGGCCCAGGAAGCCGCGCTGCCCGGCCGGCTCAAGGCGGGCGGTGCCGAAGTCGCCCACCTCGCGTACACCTACGGCACCAACGGACAGCCGCTGCCCGAAGGACAGCCCTGGGCCGTCCGGCTCATCGACGAGCAGCAGATCCTCGACGACGCCCGGGCCGCCCGCCGGGCCGGCGCCGATATCGTCGTCCTCAGCCTGCACTGGGGCACGGAGTGGCAGACCGACCCGGACGAACAGCAGCTCACGCTGGCCAGGAGCCTCACGGCCGCCGCCACCGGAGGCCGCCCCGACATCGACCTCGTCCTGGGGACGCACGCCCATGTGCCCCAGGCCTACGAGAAGGTCAACGGCACCTGGGTGATCTACGGGATGGGCGACCAGATCGCCGGCCCCATGTTCGACTACACCGGCGCCCGGGACCACCGCGGAAACATGGGCTCCATCGGCCGGTTCACCTTCGCCCCGCCGAAGACCCCGGGCGGACGCTGGGAGGTCACCCGGGCGGAGTTCGTACCGCAGTGGTACGACACCGACGCGGGACGGGTCGTGAACCTCCCGGCCGCGCTCGCCGAGGACTCCGGCCGTGACGACCTCCGCGAGGTCCAGGACGGCATCGCGGAAGCCGTCCTGAGCCGGGGCGCCGCGAAGGACGGTCTGACGATGGCCCGCTGA
- a CDS encoding universal stress protein, translating into MTTPRSSPASSFERGTDGPKVIVAGVDGSDSSLRAAAYAGGLARRQNALLAIVYVQPVMAAGAALGVPVADTTGQVAEELVAEVRAATERVRGIWDVRWEFHTFPGDAYNGLVQAADDLKADAVVVGLSESAGHRFIGSVAVKLVKAGRWPVTVVP; encoded by the coding sequence GTGACAACTCCCCGCTCCTCTCCGGCCTCGTCCTTCGAACGCGGTACCGACGGCCCGAAGGTGATCGTCGCCGGTGTGGACGGATCCGACTCCTCCCTGCGCGCCGCGGCGTACGCGGGTGGGCTGGCCCGGCGGCAGAACGCGCTGCTGGCGATCGTGTACGTGCAGCCGGTGATGGCGGCGGGCGCGGCCCTCGGGGTGCCGGTGGCGGACACCACCGGGCAGGTCGCGGAGGAACTGGTGGCCGAGGTGCGGGCGGCGACGGAGCGGGTGCGGGGCATCTGGGACGTCCGCTGGGAGTTCCACACCTTCCCGGGGGACGCGTACAACGGTCTGGTGCAGGCGGCCGACGATCTGAAGGCCGATGCGGTGGTGGTGGGGCTCTCGGAGTCCGCGGGACACCGGTTCATCGGTTCGGTGGCGGTCAAGCTGGTGAAGGCGGGCCGCTGGCCGGTGACGGTGGTCCCGTAG
- a CDS encoding polysaccharide deacetylase family protein, which yields MKKDQTPPHRRTVLRIAAGIGALATAGLLVTEGTGGRTVAPGPAVGGAGGAPGRPAAGAAGAAGHRARATAYRLQPMTGIPRGLRRVRPPVREHPFLSLPSTGRTMVLTFDDGPDPRYTPEVLDILARYDVPAMFFVCGETADMYGDLVRRMADDGHVVGNHTWSHPLMPSLAPSRIRDEMGRTSEVVEELVGQAPLWYRAPFGAWNRHSFEIGAELGMEPLAWTVDTLDWTEPGAGTIASRVLDGAAPGVVVLSHDAGGDRSQSVAALRNYLPKLLEAGYTITVPQR from the coding sequence ATGAAGAAGGATCAGACGCCACCGCATCGCCGCACCGTGCTCCGGATCGCCGCGGGCATCGGCGCCCTTGCCACCGCCGGCCTCCTCGTCACCGAGGGGACCGGCGGGCGGACCGTGGCTCCCGGGCCCGCCGTGGGGGGCGCGGGCGGCGCGCCGGGCCGTCCGGCGGCCGGTGCGGCGGGCGCCGCGGGCCACCGGGCCCGGGCCACCGCCTACCGGCTCCAGCCGATGACCGGGATCCCGCGCGGGCTGCGCCGGGTCCGGCCGCCGGTGCGCGAACACCCCTTCCTCAGCCTGCCGTCGACGGGCCGGACCATGGTGCTGACCTTCGACGACGGGCCGGACCCCCGCTACACCCCGGAAGTCCTGGACATCCTCGCGCGCTACGACGTCCCCGCGATGTTCTTCGTCTGCGGCGAGACGGCCGATATGTACGGGGATCTCGTACGGCGGATGGCCGACGACGGGCATGTGGTGGGCAACCACACCTGGTCCCATCCGCTGATGCCGTCCTTGGCGCCGTCCCGGATCCGCGACGAGATGGGCCGGACCAGCGAGGTCGTCGAGGAGCTGGTCGGCCAGGCGCCGCTCTGGTACCGCGCGCCCTTCGGGGCCTGGAACCGGCACTCCTTCGAGATCGGCGCGGAGCTGGGGATGGAGCCGCTGGCCTGGACCGTCGACACCCTGGACTGGACCGAGCCGGGTGCCGGGACCATCGCCAGCCGGGTGCTGGACGGTGCGGCGCCGGGCGTGGTGGTGCTCTCGCACGACGCCGGGGGAGACCGCTCGCAGAGCGTGGCCGCGCTCCGCAACTATCTGCCGAAGCTGCTGGAAGCGGGATACACGATCACCGTCCCGCAGCGCTGA